The Oncorhynchus tshawytscha isolate Ot180627B linkage group LG30, Otsh_v2.0, whole genome shotgun sequence genome includes a region encoding these proteins:
- the LOC112228841 gene encoding sodium/potassium/calcium exchanger 3 isoform X2, producing the protein MQEEWTEDNQTLDLSRPAIHEFPEDIFTKEELKRGAVLLHVLCAIYMFYALAIVCDDYFVPSLEKISENLQLSEDVAGATFMAAGSSAPELFTSLIGVFITKGDVGVGTIVGSAVFNILVIIGVCGIFAGQTVVLTWWSLFRDSTYYIFSVLALILVIFDAKVVWWEAVLLMTMYGVYIVIMKFNSQLLGCVTRCFGGPGQCCLASEGHRDEEMAEDRPTCNTNMVLLRKGQPQGQEFPPVMMVDELLILNPHQLSFSEAGLRIMITPHFSPRTRLRMAGRMLISERQRLIRSPNSQLDGETSAGAGGTPLKGSGGLENGGSVERQTPEGAGLGDAGEKPGAEGCQAEEEEDDDGPFRPLHWPDGCCARVKWLISWPLGLLLYCTVPNCVFPRWHRWFMVTFVASTLWIAIFSYLMVWMVTIVSYTLDIPDYIMGITFLAAGTSVPDCMASLIVARQGMGDMAVSNSIGSNIFDILLGLGFPWALRTLVVDNGSSVYINNKGLVYSVVLLLASVFLTVMSVHLNHWKLDRRLGLGLIFLYAIFLLCSIFFGQM; encoded by the exons ccatCCATGAGTTTCCAGAAGATATATTTACCAAGGAGGAGCTGAAAAGAGGAGCAGTGCTGTTACATGTGCTGTGT GCTATCTACATGTTCTACGCTCTTGCTATTGTCTGTGATGACTACTTTGTTCCTTCCCTGGAGAAGATATCAGAG AACCTGCAGCTCAGTGAGGATGTGGCAGGAGCAACCTTCATGGCTGCAGGAAGCTCAGCCCCAGAGCTCTTCACCTCTCTCATTG GTGTGTTTATCACTAAAGGAGACGTGGGGGTCGGCACCATCGTGGGCTCAGCGGTCTTCAACATCCTGGTCATCATTGGTGTGTGTGGCATCTTTGCGGGCCAG ACGGTGGTTCTAACGTGGTGGTCTCTGTTCAGGGACTCCACCTACTACATCTTCTCTGTGCTGGCTCTCATCCTG GTTATCTTTGATGCAAAAGTTGTCTG GTGGGAGGCCGTGCTTCTGATGACTATGTATGGAGTTTACATTGTTATCATGAA GTTCAACTCCCAGCTCTTGGGGTGTGTGACTCGTTGTTTTGGTGGTCCGGGTCAGTGTTGCCTGGCTAGTGAGGGACACCGAGATGAGGAGATGGCAGAGGACAGACCCACCTGCAACACCAACATGGTGCTGCTCAGGAAAG GCCAACCCCAGGGTCAGGAGTTTCCTCCGGTGATGATGGTGGACGAACTCCTCATCCTCAACCCCCACCAGTTGTCCTTTTCCGAGGCTGGCCTGCGCATCATGATTACCCCCCACTTCTCCCCTCGCACCAGGCTCAGAATGGCGGGCCGCATGCTCATCAGTGAG agacagaggttgATCAGGAGTCCCAACAGCCAGCTGGATGGAGAGACCAGCGCAGGGGCAGGGGGCACCCCTCTGAAGGGTTCTGGAGGTCTGGAGAATGGGGGCAGTGTGGAGAGACAGACCCCCGAGGGGGCAGGGCTAGGGGACGCAGGGGAGAAGCCAGGGGCGGAGGGTTGTCaggctgaggaagaggaggatgatgatgggcCGTTCAGGCCTCTGCACTGGCCAG atggTTGCTGTGCACGGGTCAAGTGGCTGATCTCGTGGCCCCTGGGCCTGCTGCTGTACTGCACTGTGCCTAACTGTGTGTTCCCCCGCTGGCACCGCTGGTTCATGGTCACCTTCGTGGCCTCCACCCTGTGGATAGCCATCTTCTCCTACCTCATGGTGTGGATG GTCACCATCGTCAGCTACACACTAGACATCCCAGACTACATCATGGGTATCACCTTCCTGGCAGCGGGCACCAGCGTGCCAGACTGCATGGCCAGCCTCATTGTAGCTCGGCAAG gtATGGGGGACATGGCTGTGTCTAACTCCATTGGCAGTAATATCTTTGACATCCTGTTGGGGCTGGGTTTCCCCTGGGCTCTGCGCACTCTGGTGGTAGACAACGGATCGTCG GTCTACATTAACAACAAGGGCCTGGTGTATTCTGTTGTCCTGCTGCTGGCCTCTGTCTTCCtcaca gtgATGAGTGTTCATCTGAACCACTGGAAGCTGGACCGCCGGCTGGGCCTGGGGCTGATATTCCTCTATGCCATCTTCCTGCTCTGCTCCATCTTCTTTGGGCAGATGTGA
- the LOC112228841 gene encoding sodium/potassium/calcium exchanger 3 isoform X3: protein MFYALAIVCDDYFVPSLEKISENLQLSEDVAGATFMAAGSSAPELFTSLIGVFITKGDVGVGTIVGSAVFNILVIIGVCGIFAGQTVVLTWWSLFRDSTYYIFSVLALILVIFDAKVVWWEAVLLMTMYGVYIVIMKFNSQLLGCVTRCFGGPGQCCLASEGHRDEEMAEDRPTCNTNMVLLRKGQPQGQEFPPVMMVDELLILNPHQLSFSEAGLRIMITPHFSPRTRLRMAGRMLISERQRLIRSPNSQLDGETSAGAGGTPLKGSGGLENGGSVERQTPEGAGLGDAGEKPGAEGCQAEEEEDDDGPFRPLHWPDGCCARVKWLISWPLGLLLYCTVPNCVFPRWHRWFMVTFVASTLWIAIFSYLMVWMVTIVSYTLDIPDYIMGITFLAAGTSVPDCMASLIVARQGMGDMAVSNSIGSNIFDILLGLGFPWALRTLVVDNGSSVYINNKGLVYSVVLLLASVFLTVMSVHLNHWKLDRRLGLGLIFLYAIFLLCSIFFGQM, encoded by the exons ATGTTCTACGCTCTTGCTATTGTCTGTGATGACTACTTTGTTCCTTCCCTGGAGAAGATATCAGAG AACCTGCAGCTCAGTGAGGATGTGGCAGGAGCAACCTTCATGGCTGCAGGAAGCTCAGCCCCAGAGCTCTTCACCTCTCTCATTG GTGTGTTTATCACTAAAGGAGACGTGGGGGTCGGCACCATCGTGGGCTCAGCGGTCTTCAACATCCTGGTCATCATTGGTGTGTGTGGCATCTTTGCGGGCCAG ACGGTGGTTCTAACGTGGTGGTCTCTGTTCAGGGACTCCACCTACTACATCTTCTCTGTGCTGGCTCTCATCCTG GTTATCTTTGATGCAAAAGTTGTCTG GTGGGAGGCCGTGCTTCTGATGACTATGTATGGAGTTTACATTGTTATCATGAA GTTCAACTCCCAGCTCTTGGGGTGTGTGACTCGTTGTTTTGGTGGTCCGGGTCAGTGTTGCCTGGCTAGTGAGGGACACCGAGATGAGGAGATGGCAGAGGACAGACCCACCTGCAACACCAACATGGTGCTGCTCAGGAAAG GCCAACCCCAGGGTCAGGAGTTTCCTCCGGTGATGATGGTGGACGAACTCCTCATCCTCAACCCCCACCAGTTGTCCTTTTCCGAGGCTGGCCTGCGCATCATGATTACCCCCCACTTCTCCCCTCGCACCAGGCTCAGAATGGCGGGCCGCATGCTCATCAGTGAG agacagaggttgATCAGGAGTCCCAACAGCCAGCTGGATGGAGAGACCAGCGCAGGGGCAGGGGGCACCCCTCTGAAGGGTTCTGGAGGTCTGGAGAATGGGGGCAGTGTGGAGAGACAGACCCCCGAGGGGGCAGGGCTAGGGGACGCAGGGGAGAAGCCAGGGGCGGAGGGTTGTCaggctgaggaagaggaggatgatgatgggcCGTTCAGGCCTCTGCACTGGCCAG atggTTGCTGTGCACGGGTCAAGTGGCTGATCTCGTGGCCCCTGGGCCTGCTGCTGTACTGCACTGTGCCTAACTGTGTGTTCCCCCGCTGGCACCGCTGGTTCATGGTCACCTTCGTGGCCTCCACCCTGTGGATAGCCATCTTCTCCTACCTCATGGTGTGGATG GTCACCATCGTCAGCTACACACTAGACATCCCAGACTACATCATGGGTATCACCTTCCTGGCAGCGGGCACCAGCGTGCCAGACTGCATGGCCAGCCTCATTGTAGCTCGGCAAG gtATGGGGGACATGGCTGTGTCTAACTCCATTGGCAGTAATATCTTTGACATCCTGTTGGGGCTGGGTTTCCCCTGGGCTCTGCGCACTCTGGTGGTAGACAACGGATCGTCG GTCTACATTAACAACAAGGGCCTGGTGTATTCTGTTGTCCTGCTGCTGGCCTCTGTCTTCCtcaca gtgATGAGTGTTCATCTGAACCACTGGAAGCTGGACCGCCGGCTGGGCCTGGGGCTGATATTCCTCTATGCCATCTTCCTGCTCTGCTCCATCTTCTTTGGGCAGATGTGA